One Zingiber officinale cultivar Zhangliang chromosome 10B, Zo_v1.1, whole genome shotgun sequence genomic window, ttttattgctaAATTTGTTGtggacaaaaaaaaatatttgtaccTAAATTTAGTCCCTAATTCATTGGTTTTTTTAGTGAAGTTTCAAACAAGTCAcactcataaaaaaaaataaatcaagccaaatttaaataattattttaaaaacttaatttattttaaactctACTCACTTAGTTTAGCTAGATTAtcatatcaaataaatttaaacaccCTAAAATTCAGCCTGACATACTTTTTACCGCCCTTATCCATAAAAAGCGAAACAATTAGTGATAAAATAGCCAaataatagcatgtttttaaaggATCACTTTGAACTTGTAATATCTTCCTTATTAAAATTCCGGCAGAAAATTTCAATAAGGAATATGAATCCTTTCGTTCCAAAAAGAAATTTCCGAACTAATTAATTCCAATAAAAAAATTCTTGCTGTACGTGTCTTCCTTATTTTAAATTCCATGCCAAGAAGAACCGTTACTTGAATTTGCTCTATAAAATGGATGTATCCTTGACTCTTCTCCCCACGCCAACGATAGCTTCCTCTCAATTTATACGTCAAAGATTCAGGGAGAAACAAGACATGACCATGCTTAACTTTCCGGTAGAGTTCCTCCTCGTTCTCCTAACTCTAGCTGTGTTTTTGTCTGTCAAAAAATGGAAGAGAAAGCCGTTAAACCTCCCGCCGGGCCGCCAAGGTTGGCCTTTCGTTGGCGAAACCTTCGGATACCTAAAGCCTCATCCCGCCACTTCGGTCGGCCAGTTCATGGAGCAACATATATCGAGgtactaattatatatatatactgatcTTAAGCGATGAATTGGGAAAGCTAGCGAATGATGCATGGATGCACTGCGGTGCCTGCCTGCCTGCCAGGTACGGGAAGATCTACCGGTCGAATCTCTTCGGCTATCCGACGATCGTGTCGGCGGACGTAGGGCTGAACAAGTTCGTACTGCAGAACGAAGGGAAGCTATTTGAGTGCAGCTACCCGAGCAGCATCGGTGGCATCCTGGGGAAATGGGCGATGCTGGTTCAGGTCGGTGACATGCACCTCAAAATGCGAATGATCGCGTTCAACTTCACGAACAACGCCAGTCTCCGATCCCGACTCTTGCCGGAGGTCGAGCGCCACTCCCTTCTCGTGCTTCGTTCCTGGATTCACGGCTCCACTTTCTCGGCACTAGAAGAAGCTAAGAAGGTACGTACttaaaaaattaatctctctgtttttcttttcttttctttttaacatGAATCGAGAAGGGTTCATTAATTTGATTGGGTTTTCTCTTCAGTTTACCTTCAATATGATGGCAAAAAATATGCTCAGCATGGATCCGTACGAAGCAAAGACAGATAAGTTGAGATTGGAGTACATAACCTTCATGAAAGGAGTGATATCTGCACCTCTAAAAATTCCCGGGACTCCATACTGGAAGGCCTTGAAGGTATATGCATATATCATCCATTAcaatacatttttatttatttttaattgtcCAGACATAATCATAAATATCACTTGATTTTTATGGATAATTAATAACTGGATAGCTACTCTGACTCACCTTTATTATAATTGGACATGATTGCGAAGAtctaatatctttttttttaatcattttcacTAATTTGCATGCTTTCCTTGATAAAAATATACCACGACCTCTGCTTGATTTGCAGTCGCGATCAAACATTCTCAGTGTGATTGAAGAAAAAATGCAAGAAAGAACGCGACAGATGAGAGAGCAGCGAGACAAGGAGGTGGATGATCTCCTTAGTTGGTGTCTAAAGCACTCTGATCTGTCCAAAGAGCAGACCCTCGACCTTTTGCTCACCCTACTATTTGCAGGCCATGAAACCTCGTCGGTAGCCTTGACTGCAGCTATATTCTTCTTGGGGAGTTGCCCGAAAGCTGTTCGACAACTCCAGGTAATTAGGACTACTCATCAaacaatatataatatatataaatgacTCTGTAATTTTATATGCCTATATATTACTAGGAGGAGCACAGGGGAATAGAACGTAAGAAGCTACAAAGAGCAGAGTCGAGTTTAACTTGGGAAGACTACAAAGAGATGGAATTCACTCAATGCGTAAGCGCTTTCATCAATTAATTACTGGAGTTTATTGTTAATTAATTAGTATTCTCTCTAATTTAATC contains:
- the LOC122030415 gene encoding cytochrome P450 90B2-like; this translates as MPYHSAEASCGQACPVTATSDNRGEGNVERGEKRGTYEDTLSPSPLEITMAAIGDRCHLCREKKTRVAKAKGTRSEFCKGNEIWILDLDLGEKQDMTMLNFPVEFLLVLLTLAVFLSVKKWKRKPLNLPPGRQGWPFVGETFGYLKPHPATSVGQFMEQHISRYGKIYRSNLFGYPTIVSADVGLNKFVLQNEGKLFECSYPSSIGGILGKWAMLVQVGDMHLKMRMIAFNFTNNASLRSRLLPEVERHSLLVLRSWIHGSTFSALEEAKKFTFNMMAKNMLSMDPYEAKTDKLRLEYITFMKGVISAPLKIPGTPYWKALKSRSNILSVIEEKMQERTRQMREQRDKEVDDLLSWCLKHSDLSKEQTLDLLLTLLFAGHETSSVALTAAIFFLGSCPKAVRQLQEEHRGIERKKLQRAESSLTWEDYKEMEFTQCVINETLRLSNVVKFVHRKALRDVEYKGYKIPRGWKILPVFATVHLDSSVYDDPHQFNPWRWEKNNVTATTTNNLMPFGGGTRLCTGSELAKLELAVFLHHLVLRYRWELAELDQPFAFPFVEFPKGLPIKVYSI